The following proteins come from a genomic window of Neptunomonas concharum:
- a CDS encoding RNA polymerase factor sigma-54, whose amino-acid sequence MKQSLQLKMGQHLTMPPQLQQAIRLLQLSTLDLQQEIQEALDSNPMLETSEEADELHEQSQPEQADNATQSAEPETTSSKEHTDSAYEEPSNSQNDSLDEYQETEDSFDDQWNDRIPEELATDSSWDDTFQASTNSGSTTHRDEDLPFESNDSAEETLQDHLLWQLNLTPMSPTDQMIAEAIIDGIDTEGYLRISLDELLEHFVQEESELFQDAELDELEAVLHRIQQFDPPGVAARDLGECLSIQLQQLPPDTPLLKQSVMLCRQYIHLLGSRDYKQLMRKLRLKEPQLQAIITLIQSLNPHPGSFISNSKAEYVIPDVYVEKIRGVWTVRLNSEASPNLQINTRYADLIRRADNSADNTYLKSHLQEARWFIKSLQSRNETLLKVSSQIIERQSDFLDFGPEAMKPMVLHDIAEAVEMHESTISRVTTQKYMHTPRGIFELKYFFSSHVSTSDGGAASSTAIRAVIKKLIAAENPTKPLSDNKIAQLLDEEGIQVARRTIAKYREAMGIAPSNERKRLI is encoded by the coding sequence ATGAAGCAGTCATTACAACTTAAAATGGGTCAGCACCTAACAATGCCCCCTCAATTGCAGCAGGCTATTCGCTTACTGCAATTATCGACGCTTGATCTCCAGCAAGAGATCCAAGAAGCGCTCGACAGCAACCCTATGCTTGAGACATCAGAAGAAGCGGATGAGCTTCATGAACAAAGCCAGCCAGAACAGGCGGATAACGCCACTCAATCAGCTGAGCCCGAAACAACCTCTTCGAAAGAGCATACTGATAGCGCTTATGAGGAACCTAGCAACAGCCAAAACGATTCACTTGATGAGTATCAAGAGACAGAAGACTCTTTTGACGATCAGTGGAATGATCGCATCCCAGAAGAGCTTGCTACGGACTCATCATGGGATGATACCTTTCAAGCATCTACCAATTCTGGCAGCACAACCCATAGGGATGAAGACTTGCCCTTTGAGTCCAATGATAGTGCAGAAGAAACCCTTCAGGACCACTTGCTCTGGCAGCTTAATCTTACGCCAATGAGCCCTACGGATCAGATGATCGCCGAGGCGATTATTGACGGTATCGATACCGAAGGCTATCTACGTATTTCATTAGATGAGCTGCTTGAGCATTTCGTCCAAGAAGAATCTGAACTTTTTCAGGATGCTGAATTGGATGAGCTTGAGGCTGTACTGCACCGCATTCAGCAATTTGATCCGCCAGGTGTTGCAGCACGCGATTTAGGTGAGTGCCTGAGCATACAGCTACAGCAATTACCTCCTGACACGCCCCTTTTGAAGCAATCAGTGATGCTTTGTCGCCAATATATACACCTGCTAGGTAGCCGAGACTATAAGCAGTTGATGCGTAAACTGAGGCTAAAAGAGCCGCAACTTCAAGCCATCATTACGCTGATTCAATCGTTAAATCCGCATCCAGGATCTTTTATATCGAACAGTAAAGCCGAGTATGTCATTCCAGATGTATATGTAGAGAAAATTCGTGGTGTATGGACTGTACGACTTAACTCGGAAGCCTCACCTAACTTACAGATAAACACCCGTTATGCAGACCTCATCAGGCGAGCAGACAACAGTGCAGACAATACCTACCTCAAGAGTCATCTGCAGGAAGCTCGCTGGTTTATCAAAAGTTTACAAAGCCGTAATGAAACTTTGTTGAAGGTTTCAAGCCAAATCATTGAAAGACAGTCTGACTTTCTAGACTTCGGCCCAGAAGCGATGAAACCCATGGTTTTACATGACATCGCGGAGGCGGTAGAGATGCATGAATCTACGATATCTCGTGTAACCACTCAAAAATATATGCATACACCTAGAGGGATTTTTGAGCTTAAGTACTTCTTCTCCAGCCACGTTAGCACAAGTGACGGAGGGGCTGCGTCATCCACAGCCATACGCGCAGTCATCAAAAAACTGATAGCCGCTGAAAATCCAACTAAACCTTTAAGTGATAATAAAATAGCCCAACTATTAGATGAAGAAGGTATACAGGTCGCACGGCGAACCATCGCCAAATACCGGGAAGCAATGGGAATTGCGCCTTCAAATGAGAGAAAGCGTCTGATTTAA
- the hpf gene encoding ribosome hibernation promoting factor, with protein sequence MQINITGHHVELTEALSEYVHTKFEKLERHFDNITNVQVTLSVDKLRQKAEADMHIAGGEVFATSEHEDMYAAIDGLTDKLDRQIIKHKEKLKSHK encoded by the coding sequence ATGCAAATCAATATCACTGGCCACCATGTAGAACTGACAGAAGCTTTATCTGAATACGTACACACTAAATTTGAAAAGCTGGAACGCCACTTTGATAACATCACAAACGTTCAAGTGACACTAAGTGTAGATAAATTACGTCAAAAAGCTGAAGCCGATATGCATATTGCAGGTGGGGAAGTATTTGCCACCAGTGAACACGAAGATATGTATGCTGCTATCGACGGTCTCACTGACAAACTCGATCGCCAGATCATCAAGCACAAAGAAAAACTGAAAAGTCACAAATAA
- the ptsN gene encoding PTS IIA-like nitrogen regulatory protein PtsN, translating to MSIISLLSPERTLQHIEGGSKKRILEFVSNIIAESNGSIVAEDLFSGLISRERLGSTGIGEGVAIPHCRLAGITEAIGALIHLSEPIDFDAIDNRPVDLLFFLLVPEEACEEHLNILGKLAESFSQEAIREQLRKADSNTHLLQVASEVFN from the coding sequence ATGTCCATTATATCTTTGCTATCACCCGAACGAACGCTTCAACATATTGAAGGCGGCAGTAAAAAGCGCATTCTGGAGTTTGTAAGTAACATCATTGCAGAATCAAACGGCAGTATTGTCGCAGAAGATTTATTTAGTGGATTGATAAGCAGAGAAAGGCTGGGCAGCACCGGCATTGGCGAAGGTGTGGCGATCCCACATTGCCGCCTTGCCGGTATTACCGAAGCGATCGGTGCGCTGATCCATTTATCTGAACCCATTGATTTTGATGCGATAGACAATCGCCCCGTAGACCTACTCTTCTTTTTGCTTGTTCCTGAAGAAGCCTGTGAAGAACATCTAAATATTTTAGGGAAACTCGCTGAGTCCTTTAGTCAAGAAGCGATTAGAGAACAACTAAGAAAAGCTGACTCCAATACTCATCTGTTGCAAGTGGCTTCAGAAGTTTTTAACTAA
- the rapZ gene encoding RNase adapter RapZ, with amino-acid sequence MKLIIISGRSGSGKSTALQALEDVGYYCIDNLPAMLMPDLVTHMLNDDAQLNKIAVCIDARNLSSNLEKVPQMWTYFRQYPEISVELVYLDASYETLLQRYSSTRRRHPMAERVSNLPDAIEYERKLLEPITDLANIRIDTTRLSIYELRDAIKLRVADRAEQSLSLQFESFGFKHGVPLDADIVFDMRVLPNPYWVTELRQYTGLDQPVQTFLSAAPEVTEMIHDIQHYIEKWLPHFIKNNRSYMTVGIGCTGGHHRSVYVSEQLASYFKEHMDNVNVRHRELH; translated from the coding sequence ATGAAACTCATCATTATCAGTGGCCGCTCAGGTTCAGGTAAAAGTACAGCCCTTCAGGCACTGGAAGATGTCGGATATTATTGTATCGACAACTTACCTGCCATGCTGATGCCCGATTTAGTCACTCACATGCTAAATGATGATGCGCAGCTCAATAAAATTGCGGTCTGCATTGATGCACGCAACCTGTCCAGCAATCTGGAAAAGGTGCCGCAGATGTGGACATATTTTCGCCAATATCCAGAAATTTCCGTAGAGCTTGTCTACCTAGACGCCTCATACGAAACACTGCTGCAACGTTATAGTTCCACGCGGCGCAGACACCCCATGGCAGAAAGAGTCAGTAATCTTCCTGATGCGATAGAATATGAAAGGAAGTTACTAGAACCTATTACGGACCTTGCTAATATCAGGATAGATACTACCCGTTTATCTATCTATGAACTGAGAGACGCCATTAAGCTACGCGTTGCGGACCGTGCGGAGCAATCACTCTCTCTGCAATTTGAGTCGTTTGGTTTTAAACATGGCGTCCCATTGGATGCAGACATTGTATTTGATATGCGGGTTCTGCCAAACCCTTACTGGGTGACTGAATTAAGACAGTACACAGGGCTAGACCAACCTGTCCAAACATTTCTCAGTGCTGCACCTGAAGTCACCGAGATGATCCATGACATCCAACACTACATTGAAAAGTGGTTACCTCACTTTATCAAGAATAACCGTAGTTATATGACGGTCGGTATAGGATGCACAGGTGGTCATCACCGCTCTGTTTATGTTTCAGAGCAACTAGCTAGTTATTTCAAAGAACATATGGATAATGTCAATGTACGTCATAGAGAGTTACATTGA
- a CDS encoding HPr family phosphocarrier protein: MLEKKITIINKLGLHARAAAKLIGTTSRFSADIRLEKDGREVDGKSIMSVMMLAASKGTELTIKTDGEDQTEAMQAIETIINNRFDEDE; this comes from the coding sequence ATGCTTGAAAAGAAGATAACGATTATTAATAAACTGGGGTTGCATGCCAGAGCAGCAGCCAAGTTAATTGGCACAACCAGCCGCTTTTCAGCTGACATCCGTCTCGAAAAAGATGGCCGCGAAGTCGATGGTAAGAGTATTATGTCAGTTATGATGCTTGCCGCTAGCAAAGGGACAGAACTTACCATCAAAACTGATGGTGAAGACCAAACAGAAGCGATGCAGGCCATAGAGACGATCATTAATAACCGCTTCGACGAAGACGAATAA
- the mgtE gene encoding magnesium transporter, whose protein sequence is MTTREETTALDKLNRALESGALQQVRFTLNTSLRPVEVAHLLEKSPPKERQILWNLIKEENEGKVLQYLPDDIQADILSTMDTDRVLAVTESLDTDDVADILQQLPERVTKELLQIMDQQNRERLEEILGYPEDTAGGLMNTDTVTIRPDITVETVLRYIRRHNEIPEMTDSLFVVSRKKESYIGILPLTKLLVSDPNITVREIMNTDIDPIPADMPDDEVAKLFEKHDLVSAPVVNTEGRLLGRITIDDVVDVIREDADHSLMSMAGLDEDEDTFAPLMKTTRRRAVWLGINLITALTASAVIGIFQDTIDKVVALAVLMPIVASMGGIAGSQTLTLVIRGQALGHVERSNAGWLLNRELLVGGLNGLLWALVVAGVSIFWFEDTTIGLVIGLAIIINLIAGALSGTLLPLILKNWGIDPALAGSVLLTTITDVVGFFAFLGLATYFYG, encoded by the coding sequence ATGACAACCCGTGAAGAAACCACAGCACTAGACAAGCTTAACCGTGCTTTAGAAAGCGGCGCGCTTCAGCAGGTACGCTTCACGTTGAACACTTCGCTTCGTCCGGTGGAAGTGGCACACCTGCTAGAGAAATCTCCACCCAAAGAACGTCAAATTCTCTGGAATCTCATTAAAGAAGAGAATGAAGGTAAAGTACTCCAGTATTTGCCTGATGATATCCAGGCAGACATTCTCAGCACCATGGATACAGACCGTGTTTTAGCGGTTACTGAGAGCCTTGATACAGATGATGTCGCAGACATATTACAGCAGCTCCCAGAACGGGTAACCAAAGAGCTGCTACAAATCATGGACCAGCAAAACCGGGAACGCTTAGAAGAGATTCTGGGCTATCCGGAAGATACCGCTGGTGGCTTGATGAACACCGATACGGTGACGATCCGCCCAGACATCACCGTAGAAACCGTATTACGTTATATACGCAGGCATAATGAAATCCCTGAGATGACTGACAGCTTATTCGTTGTGAGTCGAAAGAAAGAGTCCTATATCGGCATCCTGCCACTCACAAAGCTATTGGTTTCAGACCCTAATATTACGGTTAGGGAGATAATGAATACCGATATTGACCCAATTCCTGCCGACATGCCGGATGACGAAGTTGCTAAACTGTTTGAAAAGCATGACTTAGTTTCAGCACCGGTGGTCAATACTGAAGGGCGACTTCTCGGCCGTATCACCATTGATGACGTGGTTGACGTTATTCGTGAAGACGCTGACCACTCATTAATGAGCATGGCGGGCTTGGATGAAGATGAGGATACTTTTGCCCCTTTAATGAAGACCACACGCCGTCGTGCTGTTTGGTTGGGTATCAATCTGATTACAGCCCTGACCGCCTCGGCTGTGATTGGTATTTTTCAAGACACCATAGATAAAGTGGTCGCTTTAGCGGTACTGATGCCCATTGTCGCGTCCATGGGTGGGATCGCAGGTAGCCAGACTCTGACATTGGTCATTCGCGGCCAGGCACTAGGTCATGTAGAGCGCTCCAATGCTGGCTGGTTACTGAATCGAGAGTTGTTGGTAGGCGGCTTAAATGGCTTATTATGGGCACTGGTGGTGGCAGGTGTGTCCATTTTTTGGTTCGAAGACACGACCATCGGATTAGTCATTGGTTTAGCCATTATCATCAACCTGATTGCCGGTGCGCTGTCCGGGACACTACTACCATTGATTTTAAAGAATTGGGGTATAGACCCCGCATTAGCTGGCAGCGTCCTGCTAACAACGATTACAGATGTGGTAGGTTTTTTTGCCTTCCTGGGTCTGGCAACCTACTTCTACGGATAA
- the yjgA gene encoding ribosome biogenesis factor YjgA has translation MNEDNFDNLEYDDENWVSRSQKKRDVEALQDIGVRLVELKPDQLEKIDISDTLRDAVIEAKRLTSRSAIRRHMQYIGKLMRNEDGEEIQAAIDRFDVTTQAHNQVFHKLEKWRDRLINNEKGMLDVILTEYPQTDMQHLRQLVRNAQKEQSQNKPPAATRKLFKYLRELEETR, from the coding sequence ATGAATGAAGATAATTTCGACAACCTTGAATATGACGATGAAAACTGGGTCAGCCGCTCGCAGAAGAAACGAGACGTCGAGGCATTGCAAGATATTGGCGTAAGACTGGTCGAGCTAAAACCCGATCAACTTGAAAAAATAGACATTAGCGATACCCTTCGTGATGCGGTCATCGAGGCAAAGCGTCTGACTTCACGCAGCGCTATCCGCCGACATATGCAATATATCGGTAAACTCATGCGCAATGAAGATGGCGAAGAGATACAAGCGGCCATTGACCGCTTTGATGTCACAACCCAGGCGCATAATCAGGTTTTTCATAAGTTGGAAAAGTGGCGGGACCGGCTCATTAATAATGAGAAAGGGATGTTGGATGTTATTTTAACGGAATACCCACAGACTGATATGCAACACCTAAGACAGTTAGTACGAAACGCTCAGAAAGAGCAGAGTCAAAATAAACCACCGGCAGCCACCCGCAAATTATTTAAATATTTGCGGGAGCTTGAAGAGACTCGTTAG
- a CDS encoding carbon-nitrogen hydrolase family protein: MSKVAAIQMVSGATVISNLKQAERLLREAAAQGANLLLLPENFALFNSQNLYELAKDEEKTGSVFHWLSELARELAVWIFAGSFPVLTSTPQSTRVRSSLVVFSDKGEQVARYDKRHLFDVDVSDGQGSYRESHFVEPGDHLVVVDTPLGGVGLSICYDLRFPHHFWALRERGADIIVVPSAFTRVTGEAHWEVLLRARAIETQCYIIGANQGGRHDEARETSGQSMIVDPWGGVASRLTRGEGVAVAEIDQELLRCIRQKMPVLQHRRSV; the protein is encoded by the coding sequence ATGAGTAAAGTAGCGGCGATCCAGATGGTTTCTGGAGCGACAGTCATCTCTAACTTAAAGCAGGCAGAGCGATTGCTCCGTGAAGCGGCAGCTCAGGGCGCAAACTTGTTGCTATTGCCTGAAAACTTTGCCTTATTTAATAGTCAAAATTTATACGAGCTTGCTAAGGATGAAGAAAAAACGGGTAGCGTTTTTCATTGGCTTAGCGAGTTAGCTCGAGAGCTAGCGGTTTGGATATTTGCAGGTTCCTTCCCGGTATTAACCTCGACACCGCAGTCGACGCGGGTACGTTCTTCACTCGTGGTGTTTTCGGATAAGGGTGAGCAAGTTGCTCGCTATGATAAACGCCACCTTTTCGATGTGGATGTATCCGATGGGCAGGGTAGCTATCGTGAGTCCCATTTTGTAGAGCCTGGTGATCACTTAGTAGTTGTGGATACGCCGCTGGGTGGCGTTGGTTTAAGCATCTGTTATGACTTGCGTTTCCCCCATCATTTCTGGGCGTTGAGAGAGCGAGGCGCGGATATCATTGTTGTCCCCTCTGCGTTTACGCGGGTTACCGGTGAGGCGCATTGGGAGGTGTTGCTACGAGCTCGGGCGATAGAAACGCAGTGCTATATTATAGGTGCTAATCAAGGTGGACGTCACGATGAAGCGAGAGAAACGTCCGGGCAGTCTATGATTGTCGATCCATGGGGGGGTGTTGCCAGCCGCTTGACGAGAGGGGAAGGGGTCGCTGTTGCCGAGATCGATCAGGAACTGTTAAGGTGTATCAGGCAGAAGATGCCTGTGCTTCAGCACAGGCGATCCGTCTAA
- a CDS encoding YhdP family protein, which yields MLRRIDSGLGWVALSLILLSAIAVAALKYAFPAIGTQKTKIESYLSSQTGTRIQIGSIKASWEQLYPTLIISDLESTSDSEQGPVRHLKIHKLEAKFDFFASVYEWAPIFASLKIAQAEIALWQQEGRWVAVDSGETKNSSEQLDFSKRLIQTLIRQPEASFENISLLLHPETGDVRYISPMVFSLNNARDQHRIYGSAVIHLPTGTSDFEFAIEAGRLPEEQPLEGAISFYARAKNLGQHLLELKAIELPITPTRLELDTEVWATFDKGRITALQGDVELSQLEFQEEGLDTLQASRLNFSLQPTQHEQYQLVISDMLLSTVNQQLLLPKQFVNFRWKSGTPQLLSVGATELDLLQLSDWFKNKPYVHEEIQDALVTLKPTGKVKNLLLSWESPEELSQFSGAADLDQVTVQDYYGAPHLGNVSGRLTIRPDGGSIDLHTTDFVMGFPDLFAENWHYDQAQGRVSWNIEAREGHERPVVTVSSNLLNLKNSSLTAAGRFSMFLPIDRRHQTELVLLIALKDADGLQAASYMPPQEVGEGLWQWVKEGIKGGRVNDGMLLLRTGTRIMEGRAPPTVQLFFDVEDATVKFQPDWPEVTQVDLLLSFDQGDLQIESRQATLLSSQAEYVSVSLPSDSDLLTVETRLSGSASDIQTLLTTSLKESVGEGFEAWELSGRHQTEVRVNLPLQGKQNPDIKVHGQLNNVQLTDSKSNISFTRVSGELDYTSARGLASKKITGQFLGRPVNARIETVPATKELPQLSRIYLSSVADASAIMSWLSLPLVNSVSGDIPLNARLDLCSGSALCNKLVVDSDLRGTVIEAPAPLGKEAGNTSSLQVVGQLGNTASVWRYNLSDKLRGVTKENNEGVSWTRLRFGGDRPNEPTESGFTIDGALEAVNAQEVYHFLQRNEIWDASQAKNQKTATEAPKVPMQIAMSIGQLKMGDVAINDLDLKYRESIEGFSLAVASPQVNGELVPNTRGVYSLKLKHLKVESDSMSSLEQLTTPKSEVYDLSGWPSVDLAIDQLVWKGTPLGQWSATIETLDKGAMSLKNLQGSLLDFQFKGSAGWEIRQQQPVSFFEGTLEGKDFGQLLSTFGYSNVLESQQSFFESKLFWTGYPWHFQASSLNGPFTMLLKKGRLVETGETSNILRIFGILNLNTLARRLSLNFSDLVEKGVAFDRLSADYVLTNGVAQSQKPLELSGPSANVELSGSLDIANQTLDSRMEVVLPVTGNLPIAAVLLGAPQIAGAVFLIDKLMGDKLEKVSTLSYELSGPWGEPSIKSLVNKPDEQQSDLQPGGAQ from the coding sequence ATGCTAAGACGTATCGATAGCGGGTTAGGCTGGGTAGCACTATCGCTGATTTTACTATCAGCTATCGCTGTGGCGGCTTTGAAGTACGCGTTTCCTGCAATTGGCACGCAAAAAACAAAAATTGAATCTTACCTGTCGAGCCAAACAGGGACGCGCATTCAAATAGGCTCTATCAAAGCAAGCTGGGAGCAGCTGTATCCCACACTTATCATATCCGATCTGGAGAGCACCTCCGACTCTGAACAAGGGCCTGTCAGGCACCTCAAAATTCATAAACTCGAAGCTAAGTTTGATTTCTTTGCATCTGTATATGAGTGGGCGCCAATTTTTGCGAGCCTGAAAATAGCGCAAGCAGAAATAGCACTGTGGCAGCAAGAGGGCAGATGGGTAGCTGTTGACTCTGGTGAGACTAAAAATAGTTCTGAGCAGCTGGATTTCTCTAAACGTCTGATTCAAACCCTGATACGCCAACCCGAAGCCTCGTTTGAAAATATCAGTCTGTTATTGCACCCTGAAACTGGAGATGTCAGATATATCTCTCCAATGGTGTTTTCTTTAAATAATGCTAGAGATCAGCATCGCATATATGGTTCGGCAGTTATCCACCTGCCAACGGGAACATCGGACTTCGAGTTTGCTATTGAGGCTGGTCGTTTACCTGAAGAACAGCCATTAGAGGGCGCCATTAGTTTTTATGCGCGTGCTAAAAATCTAGGGCAGCATCTACTTGAGTTGAAGGCAATTGAATTACCCATCACTCCCACTCGGTTGGAGTTGGATACTGAAGTATGGGCAACCTTCGATAAAGGGCGCATTACTGCCTTACAAGGTGATGTGGAATTAAGCCAACTGGAGTTTCAAGAAGAAGGGCTGGATACGCTACAAGCAAGCCGACTGAACTTTTCCTTGCAGCCTACACAACATGAACAGTACCAACTAGTGATCTCGGATATGCTGCTGTCTACAGTCAATCAGCAGTTATTGTTGCCTAAGCAGTTTGTGAATTTTCGATGGAAATCAGGCACGCCTCAATTGCTAAGCGTGGGTGCTACGGAGCTTGATCTTTTGCAGTTGTCTGACTGGTTCAAAAACAAACCTTATGTTCATGAAGAGATTCAGGATGCATTGGTGACGCTTAAACCCACAGGTAAAGTGAAAAACTTACTGTTGTCTTGGGAGAGTCCAGAAGAGCTTAGCCAGTTTTCTGGTGCGGCTGACCTGGATCAGGTTACGGTTCAGGACTACTACGGGGCACCTCATCTCGGGAATGTTTCAGGGCGCTTAACTATTCGGCCCGATGGCGGTTCAATCGACTTACATACTACGGATTTTGTCATGGGATTTCCTGATCTGTTTGCTGAAAATTGGCATTATGATCAGGCGCAGGGGCGTGTAAGCTGGAACATTGAAGCCCGAGAGGGACATGAACGGCCTGTCGTAACGGTCAGTAGTAATTTGCTTAATCTGAAAAACTCATCGCTGACCGCTGCGGGTCGTTTCAGTATGTTTTTACCAATCGATCGGCGCCATCAAACTGAGCTAGTGTTACTCATCGCTCTTAAGGATGCAGATGGTCTTCAGGCTGCTTCCTATATGCCGCCGCAAGAGGTGGGCGAAGGCTTATGGCAATGGGTAAAAGAGGGGATAAAAGGCGGGCGAGTGAATGACGGGATGCTGTTGCTAAGAACAGGCACACGGATTATGGAAGGAAGGGCGCCCCCTACCGTTCAATTATTTTTTGATGTTGAAGATGCTACCGTAAAATTCCAGCCGGATTGGCCTGAAGTTACTCAAGTAGACCTTCTTCTCAGCTTCGATCAAGGTGACTTGCAGATTGAAAGTAGGCAAGCGACGTTACTATCTAGCCAGGCTGAATATGTGTCAGTAAGTCTTCCATCAGACTCCGACCTTCTCACGGTTGAAACTCGCCTTTCTGGTAGTGCGAGTGATATCCAAACTTTACTAACCACGAGCTTAAAAGAGAGCGTGGGGGAGGGGTTCGAAGCGTGGGAACTTTCGGGGCGTCACCAAACAGAGGTGCGGGTTAATTTACCGCTTCAAGGTAAGCAAAACCCTGATATTAAGGTGCATGGTCAGCTGAATAATGTGCAGCTCACGGATAGTAAAAGCAATATTTCATTTACTCGTGTCTCGGGTGAGCTTGATTACACCTCAGCACGAGGGTTGGCTTCGAAAAAAATTACCGGGCAGTTCTTAGGGCGGCCGGTTAATGCTCGCATAGAAACGGTGCCAGCTACTAAAGAGTTGCCTCAGCTTTCGCGTATTTATCTTAGCAGTGTAGCTGATGCGTCAGCGATTATGAGCTGGCTATCTCTCCCTTTAGTGAACAGCGTGTCAGGAGATATACCGCTAAATGCACGGCTTGATCTTTGTTCAGGGTCTGCACTATGCAATAAGTTAGTGGTGGACTCTGATCTTCGCGGGACTGTCATAGAAGCACCTGCTCCTTTGGGGAAAGAGGCTGGTAATACGTCTTCGCTACAGGTGGTTGGACAGCTAGGTAATACGGCTTCTGTTTGGCGTTATAACTTGAGCGATAAGCTAAGAGGAGTGACCAAGGAGAATAACGAGGGAGTATCATGGACGCGGCTTCGGTTTGGGGGAGATCGCCCTAACGAGCCTACCGAGAGCGGGTTTACGATTGATGGGGCACTAGAGGCCGTGAATGCACAGGAGGTATATCACTTTCTACAAAGGAATGAGATATGGGACGCTTCTCAGGCAAAAAATCAAAAGACAGCTACAGAAGCACCTAAAGTACCCATGCAAATAGCAATGTCCATTGGGCAACTTAAAATGGGTGATGTGGCAATCAACGACCTAGATTTGAAATATCGAGAGTCCATCGAAGGTTTCTCTTTGGCTGTTGCCAGCCCGCAGGTGAATGGTGAACTGGTGCCTAACACTCGCGGCGTATACTCCCTGAAGCTTAAGCACCTTAAGGTTGAATCAGACTCAATGAGTTCATTGGAGCAGCTGACCACGCCCAAATCTGAAGTTTATGATTTATCAGGTTGGCCTAGTGTTGATCTGGCGATTGATCAGTTAGTGTGGAAAGGGACGCCGTTAGGTCAGTGGAGCGCTACGATAGAGACTTTAGACAAAGGAGCTATGTCGCTAAAGAATCTACAAGGTAGTTTATTGGATTTTCAGTTCAAAGGTAGCGCTGGTTGGGAAATACGCCAGCAACAGCCAGTTAGTTTCTTTGAGGGAACGTTGGAAGGCAAGGATTTTGGGCAATTACTGTCAACCTTTGGGTATAGCAATGTATTGGAGTCGCAACAGAGTTTCTTTGAGAGCAAGCTTTTTTGGACAGGCTATCCTTGGCATTTTCAAGCGTCGAGTTTAAATGGCCCTTTCACAATGTTATTAAAAAAAGGGCGTTTGGTTGAGACAGGGGAAACCAGTAATATTTTACGTATTTTTGGCATTCTCAATCTTAATACCCTAGCACGCCGCTTAAGCTTGAATTTTTCAGACTTGGTTGAAAAGGGTGTTGCTTTCGATCGATTAAGTGCGGACTACGTGCTTACCAATGGGGTTGCACAAAGTCAAAAGCCACTGGAGCTTTCAGGGCCATCTGCCAATGTTGAACTCTCAGGAAGTCTAGATATCGCAAATCAGACTTTGGATAGTCGAATGGAAGTGGTGCTTCCTGTCACAGGAAATCTACCCATTGCAGCTGTATTGTTGGGTGCACCACAGATAGCCGGTGCTGTTTTTCTCATAGATAAGCTCATGGGGGATAAGCTGGAGAAAGTATCTACCTTGAGTTATGAGCTTTCAGGTCCATGGGGAGAGCCCTCTATTAAATCGTTGGTAAATAAACCTGATGAACAGCAGAGTGATTTGCAGCCAGGGGGAGCACAATGA